The following coding sequences are from one Flexibacter flexilis DSM 6793 window:
- a CDS encoding T9SS type A sorting domain-containing protein — MRTYLRCSGSCMFRLLVCLNILLGIPFIALGQESFFRWGENSIQSDIPSNLTVANTASLHAGYFHSAAIKKDSTLFVWGSSGTHITGPNGMKVIDVTLGRPFTTIIKPDSTVAAWGDNLYGQCNVPQNLTKVIKIDAGWYHTLALRADSTVVAWGDNFFGQCNVPAGLHSVIAVSAGAKASYAVKADGSVVAWGNGDNGQLNIPASAVGVTDISAGDFSVIALKSDGTVVHWGTMITNVSMPSNLNDIVAISAGSFHYTVQRANGNIVSWGQSTFLEAPAPSGLVAIQFSAGYHYNLAIGHIDNLTSLKSISEFNVSVYPVPSTGMVNVEIADLEESAAYEVYNVYGQKVAAGTLANSSNVLDLSKQATGVYTLKVVTAKGSATKQIVLNK; from the coding sequence ATGAGAACATATTTACGATGCTCTGGCAGTTGTATGTTTAGACTTTTAGTTTGTCTAAACATTTTATTAGGTATCCCTTTTATCGCTTTAGGACAAGAGTCTTTTTTTCGTTGGGGCGAAAACAGTATTCAAAGTGATATTCCCTCAAATCTAACAGTAGCTAATACGGCATCTCTTCATGCTGGCTATTTTCACTCGGCCGCTATTAAAAAAGATAGTACTTTATTTGTTTGGGGATCTTCGGGTACTCATATCACTGGCCCTAACGGAATGAAAGTGATAGATGTTACTTTAGGACGACCATTTACAACTATTATAAAACCTGATAGTACTGTTGCTGCTTGGGGTGATAATTTATATGGGCAATGTAATGTTCCTCAAAATTTAACAAAAGTAATAAAAATAGATGCGGGTTGGTATCATACACTGGCTCTAAGAGCAGATAGTACAGTGGTTGCTTGGGGTGATAATTTTTTTGGACAATGCAATGTTCCTGCTGGCTTACATAGCGTAATTGCCGTTTCTGCGGGAGCAAAAGCCTCATATGCAGTTAAGGCTGATGGAAGTGTAGTGGCTTGGGGAAATGGCGATAATGGCCAATTAAATATTCCAGCGAGTGCAGTAGGAGTTACTGATATTTCAGCTGGGGATTTTAGCGTAATAGCACTAAAATCGGATGGCACTGTTGTTCATTGGGGAACTATGATCACTAATGTATCCATGCCTTCTAATTTGAATGATATTGTAGCTATTTCAGCAGGATCATTTCATTATACAGTACAGCGAGCAAATGGAAATATTGTTAGTTGGGGGCAAAGTACTTTTTTGGAGGCACCTGCTCCAAGTGGTTTAGTCGCAATTCAATTTTCTGCAGGATACCATTATAATTTAGCAATAGGCCACATTGATAATCTGACATCTCTCAAGTCTATTTCGGAATTTAACGTTTCCGTTTATCCCGTTCCAAGTACAGGTATGGTGAATGTTGAGATAGCAGATTTGGAAGAGTCGGCAGCATACGAAGTGTATAATGTGTATGGCCAAAAAGTGGCTGCTGGTACACTTGCCAACTCGTCTAACGTGTTAGATTTAAGCAAACAAGCTACAGGCGTTTATACGCTCAAAGTAGTAACAGCGAAAGGTTCAGCTACCAAACAAATCGTATTGAATAAATAA
- a CDS encoding metal ABC transporter ATP-binding protein → MIVQAENPVIEIHDLTVSYNRKPVLWDVDLSLPKGILAGIIGPNGAGKSTLIKAAMGLIPISSGYVKLFGRELDKVRAKISYVPQRESVDWDFPASALDVVLMGLYGKLGFFKRPSSQEREIAISCLQKVGMEGFANRQISQLSGGQQQRVFLARALAQDADIYFMDEPFAGVDMATEAAIIELLKQMRDAGKTVVVVHHDLQTASEYFDWIILLNMRLVASGKTEQVFTPELLQETYGGKLTILSRLGELMHKKQFPTREK, encoded by the coding sequence ATGATAGTTCAAGCCGAAAATCCAGTAATCGAAATCCATGACCTGACCGTCAGTTACAACCGCAAACCTGTACTTTGGGACGTGGATTTGTCGTTGCCCAAAGGCATTTTGGCGGGCATCATCGGGCCAAATGGCGCGGGCAAATCAACCCTGATTAAGGCGGCAATGGGGCTTATTCCGATTAGTAGCGGCTATGTCAAACTCTTTGGGCGTGAACTGGATAAAGTACGCGCCAAAATTAGCTATGTGCCGCAACGCGAGTCGGTGGACTGGGATTTCCCGGCCTCCGCACTGGACGTGGTTCTGATGGGTTTGTACGGGAAATTGGGCTTTTTCAAACGCCCCAGCAGCCAAGAACGAGAAATTGCGATTAGTTGCCTGCAAAAAGTAGGCATGGAAGGCTTTGCCAATCGTCAGATTTCACAACTCTCTGGCGGCCAACAACAACGCGTATTTCTGGCACGTGCTTTGGCACAAGACGCAGATATTTATTTCATGGACGAACCCTTTGCAGGCGTGGACATGGCCACTGAAGCGGCCATTATCGAACTGCTCAAACAAATGCGCGATGCGGGCAAAACCGTAGTAGTCGTACACCACGATTTGCAAACGGCTTCCGAGTATTTTGATTGGATAATACTGCTCAATATGCGGCTGGTGGCTTCGGGCAAAACCGAACAAGTGTTCACGCCCGAACTGCTGCAAGAAACCTACGGCGGCAAACTCACGATTCTTTCCCGACTCGGCGAGTTGATGCACAAAAAGCAGTTTCCGACCCGCGAAAAATAA
- a CDS encoding fibronectin type III domain-containing protein, whose product MSLSGAHQWTTRIASSTSDEVYGLAIDSETDNVYASGYHTGSALSVMNGGISTNIPSLGAGRTGYIVKLGSDGSFSNLVTQFAGGNSANITGLTLDNNGILYANAAVSNTASVDFGNSSFNRSFSMRINTSNYSDAFGFDAVAGGIVAATPSNLYTAGSFSGTRIFDPSNPSTGTSMTSVGAYDIYFTRLNTCGYYTTVSPNALSNISKSVSYSQQLSVDNAPSAVFTLTSGALPDGLTLSSSGLISGTPTTAGAYSFTISASVGTCVLTKDYTLVVDCNNPSNIIAILGARAIKLTWDAGSYTAIQVQWKAASTSVWYGANPASTATEYRITGLTPSTTYDLRVRNHCVAGDANTTWQTLSATTLETPTCSPLSPATAIAGASAARFSWPGYTSGTYKFELRYRVQGSSTWTVITTGAVVTNYTVYGLSASTTYEWQIRNACNPVGEDWNAWSSISTFTTLSGPSCVSLDATATTSVNTVKFSWPSYPTGMSKFELRYRIQGSSTWSAIMTGAVVTNYTLYGLSASTTYEWQIRNACNPVGEDWNEWSTLSTFTTLPAGGRLGEESFNVSVYPVPSTGMVNVEIADLEESAAYEVYNVYGQKVAAGTLAASSNVLDLSSQATGVYTLKVATAKGSATKQIVLSK is encoded by the coding sequence TTGTCGCTCTCAGGAGCTCATCAGTGGACGACACGCATAGCAAGTAGTACATCAGATGAAGTTTATGGCTTGGCAATAGATTCGGAGACAGATAATGTTTATGCCAGTGGTTATCATACAGGTAGTGCATTGTCTGTAATGAATGGAGGAATTAGTACCAATATTCCGTCGTTAGGTGCAGGTCGTACTGGTTATATAGTGAAGTTAGGTTCGGACGGTAGTTTCAGCAATTTAGTAACTCAGTTTGCAGGGGGAAATAGCGCGAATATAACAGGATTAACTTTAGATAACAATGGCATATTGTATGCTAATGCGGCTGTTAGCAATACAGCATCTGTTGATTTTGGTAACAGTAGTTTTAATCGTTCATTTAGTATGCGCATCAATACCTCGAACTATTCGGATGCATTTGGTTTTGATGCAGTTGCAGGAGGAATAGTAGCAGCTACGCCAAGCAACTTATACACCGCAGGTAGTTTCAGTGGTACGAGAATTTTTGATCCCTCTAATCCTAGCACAGGTACTTCTATGACAAGTGTTGGTGCTTATGATATTTATTTTACACGGCTAAATACTTGTGGTTACTATACGACTGTCAGCCCTAATGCTTTGTCAAATATTTCAAAGTCTGTTTCTTATAGCCAGCAGTTAAGTGTAGATAATGCACCAAGTGCAGTATTTACATTAACTTCAGGTGCATTACCTGATGGGCTTACATTAAGCTCAAGCGGTTTAATTAGCGGAACACCAACAACGGCAGGGGCTTATAGTTTTACTATTTCTGCTTCTGTTGGAACTTGTGTATTGACAAAGGACTATACCCTAGTGGTGGATTGTAACAATCCATCCAACATCATAGCAATATTGGGTGCAAGGGCAATTAAGCTGACTTGGGATGCAGGTTCTTATACTGCGATACAAGTTCAATGGAAAGCAGCCTCGACTTCTGTTTGGTATGGAGCGAATCCAGCAAGTACGGCAACTGAGTATCGTATTACAGGTCTTACCCCAAGTACAACGTATGATTTAAGAGTAAGAAACCATTGTGTTGCGGGTGATGCTAATACCACTTGGCAGACCCTTTCTGCTACAACATTAGAAACTCCGACCTGTTCACCATTGAGCCCAGCGACGGCGATAGCAGGAGCGAGTGCCGCGAGATTCAGTTGGCCAGGTTATACTTCAGGTACTTACAAGTTTGAGTTGCGTTATCGCGTTCAGGGTAGCAGCACATGGACTGTGATTACGACAGGGGCAGTAGTGACGAACTATACGGTGTATGGTTTAAGTGCCAGTACGACGTATGAGTGGCAAATACGCAATGCCTGTAATCCTGTGGGAGAGGATTGGAATGCATGGTCAAGTATTAGCACCTTTACGACGTTATCTGGCCCATCTTGTGTATCATTGGATGCAACGGCAACGACCAGTGTCAATACGGTTAAATTTAGCTGGCCAAGTTATCCAACAGGCATGAGTAAGTTTGAATTACGTTATCGCATTCAGGGTAGCAGTACATGGTCAGCTATTATGACAGGGGCAGTAGTAACGAACTATACGTTATATGGTTTAAGTGCCAGTACGACGTATGAGTGGCAAATACGCAATGCCTGTAATCCTGTGGGAGAAGATTGGAACGAGTGGTCGACTTTATCTACTTTCACTACCTTACCTGCTGGCGGTCGTTTAGGGGAAGAATCGTTTAACGTATCTGTTTACCCCGTTCCAAGTACGGGCATGGTCAATGTTGAGATAGCAGATTTGGAAGAGTCAGCAGCGTACGAAGTGTATAATGTGTATGGTCAAAAAGTCGCTGCTGGTACACTTGCTGCCTCGTCTAACGTGTTAGATTTGAGTAGCCAAGCTACAGGCGTTTATACGCTTAAAGTAGCAACGGCGAAAGGCTCTGCTACCAAACAAATCGTATTGAGCAAATAA